Proteins from a single region of Labedella gwakjiensis:
- a CDS encoding glycoside hydrolase family 2 TIM barrel-domain containing protein yields MTSPHRTPDSTNNTIDRGYLTSFAPGSGARTAPRAHLASDAPEFPLAGRWRFRLLPAAPGTLGGTDVLPAGETVDGLGAVDLDDSSWDEIAVPAHWVLEGDGAYGSPIYTNVQYPFPIEPPHVPDANPTGDYRRRFELPADIGTADRVLLRFDGVESAYRVWMNGHDVGTATGSRLVQEFDVTEALVPGENVVAVRVHQWSAASYLEDQDQWWLPGIFRDVTLLARPAGGIDDVGVLADLDEHTGAGCLTLDLVASDSAFPVTVRIPELGVETTWATRADVLPIDAGPVQPWSPDQPYLYEATVSSAAETRSLRVGFRTVRIVGDRLLVNGRQVRFSGVNRHETHPDRGRVFDEEHARADMALMKQHNVNAIRTSHYPPHPRVLDLADELGFWVIDECDLETHGFERGGRVIPGLELGGVVSQDLTPGFDGRGWEDNPSDDPRWRDAYLDRIRRTVERDKNHPSVIIWSLGNESGTGANLAAMADWVHDRDPSRPVHYEGDYTGQYTDVYSRMYPSLAETEAIGRDDSNALLLGCTTSESQRQRSKPFLLCEYVHAMGNGPALIDRYRALSELHPRLHGGFVWEWRDHGLRTRTADGTEFFAYGGDFGEEVHDGNFVMDGLVLSDDTPSPGLAEFAAVEQPIRFTRLADGSIEVTNLRFAADTRDVDFVWRLERDGVELSTGVLQPAERGGDVVPAGESVVLPAPSLVASIGEAEVWLTIEAVLIDAAAWASAGHVVSRGQFLVEEIVPVDPPRPFAPLDDPATPAEWVRAREVRQRRGATGRLTARDADGWVKGTVPVSAASEADGADAAAVFSAAGSLRSLLGHDVTGPRLELFRAVTDNDRGPMGGTLDLADPRTNLGLGTWAPSSEEQWRAARLDLLRPRLESIEHRLGDDGALRGVRVLERWAAPEGVASVWQQSEWTLDGADALLRVRITPSTGWTGLWPRIGIRFALPLDVTEAGWFGTGPFENYPDSLRAARVGRFSAAVDDLVVPYARPQESGHRSELRSLDLGDATGPWLRVDAQADSAGRLPGFTVRRHTPHEVDAAEHPHELPTPVATYLTIDAAQHGLGTRACGPDVWPTEYLRPETRTIALRFSSPTA; encoded by the coding sequence GTGACCTCCCCTCACCGCACCCCCGACTCGACCAACAACACGATCGACCGGGGGTACCTCACCTCGTTCGCGCCGGGGTCGGGAGCCCGCACCGCGCCGCGCGCGCACCTCGCGTCGGACGCCCCTGAGTTCCCTCTCGCGGGACGGTGGCGCTTCCGCCTCCTCCCCGCCGCGCCGGGGACCCTCGGTGGCACCGACGTGCTTCCCGCGGGCGAGACGGTGGACGGCCTCGGCGCCGTGGACCTCGACGACTCCTCCTGGGACGAGATCGCGGTTCCCGCGCACTGGGTGCTCGAAGGCGACGGAGCATACGGCTCCCCCATTTACACGAACGTCCAGTACCCGTTCCCGATCGAGCCGCCGCACGTCCCCGACGCGAACCCCACGGGCGACTACAGGCGACGCTTCGAGCTGCCCGCCGACATCGGCACGGCGGATCGTGTGCTGCTGCGCTTCGACGGCGTCGAGTCCGCCTACCGCGTGTGGATGAACGGGCACGACGTCGGGACGGCGACCGGGAGCCGACTCGTGCAGGAGTTCGACGTGACCGAGGCCCTCGTCCCCGGCGAGAACGTCGTCGCCGTGCGTGTGCACCAGTGGTCGGCCGCGAGCTACCTCGAGGACCAGGACCAGTGGTGGCTCCCCGGGATCTTCCGCGACGTCACCCTGCTCGCCCGCCCAGCCGGCGGCATCGACGACGTCGGCGTGCTCGCCGACCTCGACGAGCACACGGGCGCCGGTTGTCTCACGCTCGACCTCGTTGCGTCGGACTCCGCCTTCCCCGTGACCGTGCGGATCCCCGAACTCGGCGTCGAGACGACGTGGGCGACCCGGGCCGACGTGCTTCCTATCGACGCCGGTCCCGTTCAGCCGTGGTCTCCCGACCAGCCGTACCTCTACGAGGCGACGGTCTCGTCCGCCGCCGAGACGCGCAGTCTCCGTGTCGGATTCCGCACCGTGCGCATCGTGGGCGACCGCCTGCTCGTGAACGGGCGACAGGTGCGGTTCTCCGGCGTGAACCGGCACGAGACCCATCCAGACCGCGGCCGCGTGTTCGACGAGGAGCACGCGCGCGCCGACATGGCGCTCATGAAGCAGCACAATGTGAACGCCATCCGCACGAGTCACTACCCGCCGCACCCGCGCGTGCTCGACCTCGCCGACGAGCTGGGCTTCTGGGTGATCGACGAGTGCGACCTCGAGACCCACGGCTTCGAGCGCGGCGGCCGCGTGATCCCCGGCCTCGAGCTCGGTGGTGTCGTCAGCCAGGACCTCACCCCCGGCTTCGACGGCCGCGGCTGGGAGGACAACCCGAGTGACGACCCGCGCTGGCGCGACGCGTACCTCGACCGCATCCGCCGCACCGTGGAGCGCGACAAGAACCACCCGAGCGTCATCATCTGGTCGCTCGGCAACGAGTCGGGCACCGGCGCGAACCTCGCCGCGATGGCCGACTGGGTGCACGATCGCGACCCGTCCCGCCCCGTCCACTACGAGGGCGACTACACCGGGCAGTACACGGACGTGTACTCGCGGATGTACCCGTCGCTCGCCGAGACCGAGGCGATCGGTCGCGACGACTCGAACGCGCTCCTGCTCGGCTGCACCACGTCGGAGTCGCAGCGGCAGCGCTCGAAGCCGTTCCTCCTGTGCGAGTACGTGCACGCGATGGGCAACGGGCCGGCCCTCATCGACCGGTACCGCGCACTCTCGGAGCTGCACCCGCGTCTCCACGGCGGCTTCGTGTGGGAGTGGCGCGACCACGGCCTGCGTACCCGCACAGCCGACGGCACCGAGTTCTTCGCCTACGGCGGCGACTTCGGCGAGGAGGTGCACGACGGCAACTTCGTGATGGACGGACTCGTGCTGAGCGACGACACCCCGTCGCCGGGCCTCGCCGAGTTCGCGGCCGTCGAGCAGCCGATCCGCTTCACGCGACTCGCCGACGGCTCGATCGAGGTCACGAACCTGCGCTTCGCCGCCGACACGCGCGACGTCGATTTCGTGTGGCGGCTCGAGCGCGACGGCGTCGAATTGTCGACAGGCGTGCTGCAGCCGGCGGAGCGCGGCGGCGACGTCGTGCCGGCCGGCGAGAGCGTCGTGCTGCCGGCCCCCTCCCTCGTCGCCTCGATCGGAGAGGCCGAGGTGTGGCTCACGATCGAGGCCGTGCTCATCGACGCCGCCGCGTGGGCCTCAGCCGGGCACGTCGTGTCGCGCGGGCAGTTCCTCGTGGAGGAGATCGTCCCGGTGGACCCCCCGCGTCCGTTCGCTCCGCTCGACGACCCGGCGACCCCGGCCGAGTGGGTACGGGCGCGCGAGGTGCGGCAGCGGCGTGGTGCGACCGGCCGACTGACGGCGCGGGATGCCGACGGCTGGGTCAAGGGAACGGTGCCGGTCTCTGCCGCTTCCGAAGCCGACGGCGCCGACGCGGCCGCTGTCTTCTCCGCTGCCGGGTCCCTGCGCTCGCTGCTCGGTCACGACGTGACCGGACCGCGCCTCGAGCTCTTCCGCGCTGTCACGGACAACGACCGCGGCCCGATGGGAGGAACCCTCGACCTCGCTGATCCGCGCACGAACCTGGGTCTCGGCACGTGGGCTCCGTCATCGGAGGAGCAGTGGCGCGCGGCGCGACTCGACCTGCTGCGGCCGCGCCTCGAGAGCATCGAGCACCGCCTCGGAGACGACGGCGCGCTTCGCGGCGTGCGCGTGCTCGAGCGGTGGGCCGCGCCGGAGGGCGTGGCGAGCGTGTGGCAGCAGTCCGAGTGGACGCTCGACGGGGCCGACGCGCTCCTGCGCGTGCGGATCACCCCGTCCACGGGGTGGACGGGGCTGTGGCCGCGCATCGGCATCCGTTTCGCCCTGCCGCTCGACGTGACCGAGGCCGGCTGGTTCGGCACCGGGCCGTTCGAGAACTACCCGGACAGCCTCCGCGCCGCCCGGGTGGGGCGCTTCTCCGCGGCCGTCGACGACCTCGTTGTTCCGTACGCCCGCCCTCAGGAGAGCGGCCACCGCTCCGAGCTGCGCTCCCTCGACCTCGGCGACGCGACCGGCCCGTGGCTGCGGGTCGATGCGCAGGCCGACTCCGCCGGTCGCCTACCGGGCTTCACCGTGCGGCGTCACACGCCGCACGAGGTGGACGCGGCCGAGCACCCGCACGAGCTGCCGACCCCGGTGGCGACGTATCTCACGATCGATGCGGCGCAGCACGGCCTGG